In Ignavibacteriales bacterium, one genomic interval encodes:
- a CDS encoding cob(I)yrinic acid a,c-diamide adenosyltransferase produces the protein MKIYTTTGDGGETSLFGGRRVPKDALRIEAYGTVDELNSALGVARAWKPAKDIDGILGSLQNDLFVLGADLATPAEKRNVLIERIQQEHITQIERIIDTVEALLKPLSSFILPGGTHVAAQLHLARTICRRAERFVVKLSREEPLDPHAIVFLNRVSDLLFILARYANQVDGVEETPWKAREL, from the coding sequence ATGAAGATTTACACGACAACGGGGGACGGAGGAGAGACTTCATTGTTCGGCGGGCGACGAGTCCCGAAGGATGCTCTCCGTATTGAGGCATACGGTACCGTGGACGAACTCAACTCGGCCCTCGGAGTTGCCCGCGCGTGGAAACCTGCAAAGGACATTGACGGGATTCTTGGGTCTCTGCAGAACGACCTTTTCGTTCTCGGAGCGGATTTGGCGACACCCGCGGAAAAGCGGAACGTACTCATCGAACGAATTCAACAGGAGCACATCACGCAGATTGAGCGGATCATCGATACGGTGGAAGCCCTCCTCAAACCGCTCTCATCGTTCATTCTTCCCGGTGGCACGCATGTCGCCGCCCAGCTGCATCTGGCGCGTACAATTTGCCGTAGAGCTGAGCGATTCGTCGTGAAGCTCTCGCGGGAAGAACCGCTCGATCCGCACGCGATAGTTTTTCTAAACCGTGTCTCAGATCTCCTGTTTATTCTTGCCCGCTACGCGAACCAGGTCGATGGGGTCGAGGAAACTCCCTGGAAAGCACGAGAGCTTTGA